A section of the Melopsittacus undulatus isolate bMelUnd1 chromosome 3, bMelUnd1.mat.Z, whole genome shotgun sequence genome encodes:
- the ITGB1BP1 gene encoding integrin beta-1-binding protein 1 isoform X2, producing the protein MGVSKYGIKVSTSDQYDVLHRHALYLIVRMVCYDDGLGAGKSLLALKTTDAASEECSLWVYQCNSLEQAQAICKVLSTAFDSVLMSEKS; encoded by the exons ATGGGAGTTTCCAAATATGGCATTAAAGTTTCAACATCTGATCAATAT GATGTGTTACATAGGCATGCTCTCTATTTAATTGTACGGATGGTCTGCTACGATGATGGTCTGGGAGCAGGAAAAAGTTTACTGGCTTTGAAGACAACAGATGCAGCCTCTGAAGAATGCAGCCTCTGGGTATATCAGTGCAATAGTTTG gaacaAGCCCAAGCTATTTGCAAAGTGTTATCTACAGCCTTTGATTCAGTTTTAATGTCAGAGAAGTCCTGA